GGCGAGCCGGTCAGCCAGACCGTTATCGGCGCGCTGCTGGCCCAGCATTTCGACCGCTTCGTCTGTGTCGAGCCGCACCTTCACCGCACCCACCAGCTTGACGCGGTGTTCCCCGGCCGTCCCGCCACCGCCCTGTCGGGGGCCGGCGTCATTGCCGCCCATCTGGCCGCGGCGGGCGTGGGGGACGATACCGTCATCGCCGGCCCGGACGAGGAATCCGAACCGCTGGTGCGCGGCATCGCCGAGCCGCTGGGGCTGCGCTGGGCCGTGGGGCGCAAGGTGCGCCGCGGCGACCGCGACGTGTCGGTGGAACTGCCGCCCGACATTCGGGCCGCCGGGCTGGCCGGGCGGCGGGTGATGATCGTCGATGACGTCATCAGCTCCGGGGAGACCATTATTTCCTGCGCCGCGGCGGTGCGGGCGGCGGGGGGAACCGTGGCGGGGGTCTACGCCGTCCACGCCCTGTTCGGGGATGCGGCCCAGCGGCGCTTCGCCGAAACCGGGGTGCCCGCGGTGGTGTCGGCGGACGGGGTGCCGCACGCCAGCAACGGCATGGGGCTGGCGGGGGCGATTGCGGGGGTGTTGCACGGCTGAACGGGCCGGCGGCGCTGCTCCCGGCAAGGGCAAGAGCCCCGTGCATCCCGCCCGTCAGGCGCCGCCCGCACCTTCCAGCAGGCGGCGGACGGCCAGGCGGAAAGCATCGCGGGAGGCGATGTCCAACAGGAACATCACCCGGCCCGAGGCGTCCCCCGCCGCCAGGGCCACGTCGATGCTGACCGTCAGCACCGGATCGTCGGCGTGCCCGATCACCTCTTCCGCCGTGCCGGCGCGGTAGCCGGGCACGCTGCCCTCCACCTCGCCGGCGATCAGGTTGGAGAAGCTGGCAAGGCAGCCGTTCAGGATGATGTTGCCGATCTCGGTCAGCGCGTCCTGCTCGTCCGCTCCCGGCGTGGTGGCGTCGCCGGGAATCAGCCGGCGCACCAGGGCCAGCCCCTCCGCCTCGGTGAACAGCAGCATGGCGTCACCGGAGAACGGGCCGCTGAACCGCTCC
This DNA window, taken from Azospirillum fermentarium, encodes the following:
- a CDS encoding ribose-phosphate diphosphokinase — its product is MSRYTAVYGFPESAEGAARLAAALDVPCHIAELHRFPDGESLVRLPQAVERAVVYRSLDRPNDKLVELLLAASVLRRQGAQSLCLVAPYMAYMRQDAIFRPGEPVSQTVIGALLAQHFDRFVCVEPHLHRTHQLDAVFPGRPATALSGAGVIAAHLAAAGVGDDTVIAGPDEESEPLVRGIAEPLGLRWAVGRKVRRGDRDVSVELPPDIRAAGLAGRRVMIVDDVISSGETIISCAAAVRAAGGTVAGVYAVHALFGDAAQRRFAETGVPAVVSADGVPHASNGMGLAGAIAGVLHG
- a CDS encoding chemotaxis protein; protein product: MQGLELDADEADAIAELFNIGMGESAAALSGMVGEEVLMAVPSLRVQRRTDIIHGIPAGTAGRMCAVEERFSGPFSGDAMLLFTEAEGLALVRRLIPGDATTPGADEQDALTEIGNIILNGCLASFSNLIAGEVEGSVPGYRAGTAEEVIGHADDPVLTVSIDVALAAGDASGRVMFLLDIASRDAFRLAVRRLLEGAGGA